The proteins below are encoded in one region of Lactuca sativa cultivar Salinas chromosome 3, Lsat_Salinas_v11, whole genome shotgun sequence:
- the LOC111881577 gene encoding F-box/kelch-repeat protein At1g23390: MMYIKELCRVFFSIKIQNLPTFCSFKKKEMSDMGNSSRATSSFDEQSIHGDVLEAILSHVPLVHLLPACGVSKSWTAAVSSSLRKSTNTKPWLIIHTQSSRHPYSTATHAYDPESNMWIEIRQPAIGYVSTLRSSHSNLLYMLSPSKLSLSFDPLHLTWHHAVAPKVSRIDPVVAVVGSHVVVAGGAYDFEDDPLAVEVYDLESQQWTKSDPMPEFFNGSAASLWLSVASGDPHIFVMEKTSGVTYSFNPNNNTWSGPYDLRPDHRVFYSVIGFSNDRLIVIGMLGDAEDVDGVKFWEVNCESFEFDEIGEMPANLLENLKSHDSQISSIDVSMVGNAAYVYISSRAEEVFMCELIDGGGCRWRSVANTSANGRSIMDKLVFTCSKIGIEELQRATRSENRKFVLKR; encoded by the coding sequence ATGATGTATATAAAAGAGTTGTGTCGAGTGTTTTTTTctatcaaaatccaaaatctccCAACGTTTTGTTCTTTCAAGAAAAAGGAGATGTCAGATATGGGTAACTCCTCCAGAGCGACGTCGTCGTTCGATGAACAATCCATTCACGGCGATGTACTGGAGGCAATCCTCTCCCACGTCCCACTAGTACACTTACTTCCGGCGTGTGGTGTGTCAAAGTCGTGGACCGCCGCCGTATCATCGTCCCTTCGCAAATCCACCAACACCAAACCATGGCTAATCATCCACACACAGAGCTCTAGGCACCCGTACTCCACAGCCACTCATGCCTACGATCCGGAGTCAAACATGTGGATCGAGATCCGACAACCGGCGATCGGTTACGTATCTACACTTCGATCATCTCACTCGAATCTTCTCTACATGTTGTCGCCGTCGAAGCTCTCGTTGTCTTTTGATCCGCTTCACCTGACTTGGCACCACGCGGTGGCGCCGAAAGTCTCGCGGATAGATCCTGTTGTAGCCGTTGTAGGCAGCCACGTTGTGGTTGCAGGCGGTGCCTACGATTTTGAGGACGATCCTCTCGCCGTTGAGGTTTATGATCTCGAGTCACAGCAATGGACTAAATCGGATCCAATGCCCGAGTTTTTCAACGGATCCGCCGCGTCATTGTGGCTCTCGGTTGCTTCCGGTGACCCTCATATCTTCGTCATGGAGAAAACTTCCGGTGTAACGTACTCGTTCAATCCCAATAACAATACGTGGTCTGGACCGTACGATCTGCGTCCCGATCACCGCGTTTTTTACTCGGTTATCGGATTCTCCAACGACCGATTGATTGTCATCGGGATGTTGGGTGATGCTGAGGATGTTGACGGAGTGAAGTTCTGGGAAGTGAACTGCGAGTCATTCGAATTCGATGAAATTGGGGAGATGCCGGCGAATCTCCTCGAGAATTTGAAGAGCCACGATTCGCAAATTTCCTCCATCGACGTCTCTATGGTGGGAAACGCGGCGTATGTATACATCTCCTCGCGAGCTGAAGAGGTATTCATGTGTGAGTTAATCGACGGCGGGGGATGTAGGTGGCGCAGCGTGGCGAATACGTCTGCGAATGGCCGGAGTATAATGGATAAATTAGTTTTTACGTGCTCGAAGATAGGGATTGAGGAGCTGCAACGAGCAACGAGGTCAGAGAATCGGAAGTTCGTCTTGAAACGGTGA